agaatttggaaaaaatttacggttccccggaaatttgacaaaaacttgcccattcattttcaatgagaaaaaaaaaattaaaaatgtatttagtcctacaatttttgaccaaatcacacaatttgggcatcaaaaattccaggacggtgaggggcataaatgttatgcacagaatttggaaaacatttatggttccccggaaatttgccaaaaacttgccgattcattttgaatgggaaaaaagacaaGTTTCAAAGTGTATCTactccttcaatttttgaccaaatcacacaatttgggcatcaaaaattccgggacggcgaGGGGAATAAAAGTGACACAGgaaatgtttttgaaaaaatgtacggtttcccggatatttgacaaaaacttgcccattcatttttaatgggaaaaaggaaagtttcaaaatgtatttagtcctttaatttttgaccaaatcacacaattttggCATCAACAATTCCGGGaagatgaggggcataaaagttgtatacagaatttgaaaaaaaattacggttccccagaaatttgcccaaaatgttcctattcatttttaatgaaaaaaaaacaaaaaaaacagcgcgctgcacagcccgaaccgtttgaccgaacgGCACTGTTCCAAGTATCGGCAGGATCGGAATTTTCGTGTGACGcaaggaatttttcaaacggccccgaaaatctTTCTGTTCGcctgtaaacggcaattttccggaaaaaaaaaaaaaaaggtttcaaaatgtatctagttgcCTAACGCTGTCATTGGCAACCCATATGTGGAGATGAAacataacaaacaaacaaaaagttttCTCATAAGCATCTGCTGTGGTTCAAACGATGCAATTCTTGCTACTTCGATTACATTGATTATTTAACATGCAAGTGCGATTTCACGTCCGCTTTGCCATAACATTCGCAATTTTCGACGTTTTGTAAGTCACAAAAAGCATGAAACTGGACCGACCCGGTGGAAAAAGTATCTTTTTAAGATTCGGTTGGTGCAGCACTGCACTTCTATACGGCCATCTCATCTCCTAAACAGTCTGGCAAACTCTCAGTATTCAACACATTAAAGAGGCGAGCGGTACCATCTAGCCCAGCTCCCTCTCCATGTCCCCAACTGTCCCGGTCGTCGCTCTCATCCGTGTTGGATTCATACTCTGATCCGATTCCTGATTCCCTGAACCGGAGCAGCTCCAGAGCTCCCAGGACCGGCTCACCCTGAGGTGAACTGTCATCTTGTGGGCCGTCGCTGGGCATCTCGCCGGTTCCAGGGCTTTGCTCACGGCCTTCCGGAACTCGCGTAGAGAACCGGAAGCACTCCAGACGAACCGCGTTGCCGCCAAGGTTCAGGGGGCTGGTCTCGGCGCCTGTCGTGCTGGAAGAGCAGGAGACCCAAGCACTGTCGCTGATCTGTTGCTGGGATAGAGACGCTGAAGAGGGCCCTGTAGAGGGGGATGGGGTGAGGGGTTCACTGGGCGTGCTGGGGGGTCGTGCACGAAAAGTGATCTCTAGAAGACTGTCCTGGGAGCCCACTGAGGAcacaaaagaatgaaaaaaaatgagctGTGAGAATTAAATTTGCAAAGTTCCATAAGTCGGGAAACTCCAAAGTAGCATTGCAGTCTATTCCACTCACTGGATGTTAAATGGCCACCCGTTTTAAGCTCGAGTTCTTGGATCTGTTTGACCAGCAAGGAAATGTGTTGCAGCAAGTCTGTGTTCTGTTGCAACAGCCTCTGCACTCTCATTTGGGCCTCACTTCGGGCGCACACCTCCACGGACAGCTGGCCCCGTAGCACATGCACCTGAGAAAATCCAAAATGTGTTTTAGGTTCATCCTGAAATTGAGCCCATATGCCGAATATACTGCATAATTCACAAGAATCTGTCTGTAAGTCTGGAATCAAAGCGTTCAAATTAATTTGAAGCCTTCAAAGGAGTCAAGATTATTATTGTCACTGCACTGTAGAATTTTTTTCAAGCTGAGGAGATACTCGTGATAAAGTATTTTTTGTAACAAAATTTTAGAGCATTGCTTTCGCTTATGATgtagtatttttttccttttacaaatatTTTAGAGCAGTCTTTTCTCTTATTTGTTTACATTGTTGAATGCTGTATGAAGATAAATTTTATTGGGTGGACTCAGGGAACTGGTGGGAGGAAATGGAATACACTTATATAATATTGAATTCACAAAAATTTCCTAactatttattatttcatatgtgCAATATCAACACCTGTGAGCAACATGTACTGAGTGCATTCATTGCGATATTCAATATTGTCatcatttttacttcttttgTCCTATTTCGTCTTTGTGTAGCAACCGCCGTCTTCATTACCAGACCCTCGATACGTAATGTaaaccttacttttcgaggctgtgagttgatcgggttacagtttctttgtgtagattatatttactctgtcttctctactataatgaggaccaacacggtaggacagtataacccagaaacgtcaacggcacgaCACCGTGGCCGTCGCGAGaaagcagtgaaacgcgggcgttaaagtcaatcagccaatgcaccagtcgcagtgcggccgcgtattAGACGCATCCCAGAAGTGGCTCAACAGACGCACGCAAAAAAAAACCGAGTTTATTATTTAACgcaagacgcgaccctcctgcgtcaatactactaccggtagctaggatcgggccgaccggaagtcactcgtataaaaatacggtggatccggtcgattttcaaactaatatgcaatcgtaacccactttttgagtacaccagatctcttgagtggtagatcggggcacatttgacctgtctttgttgatttactgctgtcttctctgctataataataaccaacacggccccgtgttcaatacaaaaccctcctaccacaacaaaacaagtaaataataagaaatatgaaaaaaaaaaagattcattgagacatttcctttgtaaaatacatgttaaaatctttgtcattgggattgcttttctttttagcgcaggacttcttttttcttctttctttcagaaagaaagctgaccaatacgcggggtctgaaaggcaatttgttgttggattatctttaaatacccgctactttttttttttttttttttacagaattctagctttgtataggctaatgttcctattgttgaaagccccaaggtgtgtaataaacaattagcacatttatattttgcaatttgttttcttactgtaccgaaaatgaaccgaaccgtgacctcaaaaccgaggtacgtaccgaaccgagatttttgtgtatcgTTACACCCAAAGTAtgtgtattttatatatatatatacatatacatatatatacatatatatatatatatatatatatatatatatatatatatatatatatatatatatatatatatatatatatatatatgtgtattacaataataataataatacatactTTTTTTCGCACCTGGATATACACCAATAAATACGCAAAtaatgcacaatgaagagggaaaaaaaaccataTACCGGTGTATgttgcactggagtataagtcgcatttttgcagGATGATTTTGTAATTTATCATAAACGAAGTaataatgtactgtataatCTAAACAACAGGCTAAGTAAGCCTCTATTAGCAaaacatattatgtttttttgattACTATAGCCTTAAAAACACAACATTGACGgtcagaatgggaaaaaaaaaacataagttgcACTTGAGTATAAATTGCAGGCCCGCCAAGCGAAAAAAGTGTGACTCGTAATCcgcaaaatacagtatttttgttttaagagTATGCTGACTGGAGGACGACTACTTTGCATGTGATTTAATTAATTTACCGTTTGACCAGTAGGATGTACAATATCTTGCGACTGCATAAGATAGGTATTCACACATTCTAGTATCTATAACTCACTGCCAGAGTACCTGGGCTGATGCTGCCAATGCCTGTTGCTCCTGCTGCTCTAGCTGTTTCTGCAAGAGTTGAACCTGGTGGTCTGAAGCGCAGTGAGCCTCTGCGGCTGACTTCGCCTCAACAGAAGCTTTACTCGCTGGAGAGCTCAGCAGAAGAGAGCCACCGCTGGAGCCCTGCAGTGGAGACGACATTACCTGACAGACTGCTGAGATGGAAATAAATTTTTTGGTGATCAGATAAAATGTCTGGTGGTTGTAAATTGTCTGAAAACATTCGTAAATGTCACTGGGGAGGGGATGGTCTCATTTGTGTGCAAAAGCCCTCCTGTTGTTTGAATGGAATAACAACTAGTGGCACTAAAATGATCAAGTATAATTTACAATCTCTACCTTCCTATTATTACCAAGGACCTTTTTGTTCCTCTCCAGGTCTGATGAAGTGTTGCACTCGATACTCTCCTCTGTTGTGGCTTCAAGGTCGGTCTCCTCTGACAAAGCCAACCTCTTATCAGCTGTGGAGAAAGCAGAGGTGCAGCGGGGGCGTTTAATGCCTTTTTTTTGACAGCGTGCAGCTCATCTACAGGGCATCGTAGCGTGATCAATAAAGTGCAGCTACAGCACTGCAAGGTAATGAAAACTATCATTTCAAGAAAGTGACatattgtgtgttttgttttctgaAGATGCTTGAGGAGGCAAAAAAGGGAGGTTAGTGAGGCATATGGAAAGCAAGGGAAATTTGTGACAGGAGAAAAGGCTGTTTATGATTCACCTGGCATTCCCTCCAGCTGCTTCTCCTTTCCCTCTTCATCTTCTTGCTCGTCTGTTTTCTTCTGCAGGGTCAGCTGGTGACACACATCAAACGCTTGACCTACTGTCCGCACAATCCGCATGGCTTGTGACTGCAAAGGGAGACAAGAACGTTTGTTTTTCGGCTGCGGACTGGAAGGAAAGGGAGCCGGTGGGAAGAAAATGAGGTGGAATAGGAGAAAGGATTGCTCAGGGGGTTGTTTGACATAACTCATGAGTGGCGGCGGGAGCGAACAGGGGAAAGCTTCGATTGCTCTGTATTGATTCTGCTGCTATAGTGATGAATTGGCCAATTACAACCGAAAGTCAAGATTCTATGAAaggaagtaaaaaaataaaatcaaatgctttttttgctgcataattaaaaaaaaggttcctacttgtcttaactcattggctcccaatgatggcactagacgtccaatccatttagactgggagatgCTGGCAGCAAAGGATAGCCAGCCTTTCGAATCAAATGGACTGGatttctagcgccatcaattgtAGCCAATGATTTGATAATCTCTGTCATACAGTTGAACAATTACAATATATCACACTTTTACATTTTACTTCCTATAACGTCTCCTTTAAGTAATCACTAGTATCATAAATAGGTGTCACCGGAATCAACAGCAACTGGGAGAAAGACATACTGTAGAAAGAATGGTAAAAAATACACATTCACAGCAGCCTTTTGCTTTACATTCCTGCTTTTTTCCCTAAATACCTTACTTTGCTTGGTTTacaaggagcataataactgatTTCTCAATTATGTGAATGTTGAAAATTCTA
The DNA window shown above is from Corythoichthys intestinalis isolate RoL2023-P3 chromosome 14, ASM3026506v1, whole genome shotgun sequence and carries:
- the LOC130930217 gene encoding carboxyl-terminal PDZ ligand of neuronal nitric oxide synthase protein-like; its protein translation is MPGVTKYNLVDDSLDLRIPMHNEEVFQHGVCFEAKYIGSLEVGRPGSRMEIVAAMRRIRYEFKLKNIKKKKVNIVVSTDFVKVILRKKKRKGWSWDENTILVTQDPIFRIFYVSHDAQDLKIFSYIARDGESNSFRCNVFKSKRKSQAMRIVRTVGQAFDVCHQLTLQKKTDEQEDEEGKEKQLEGMPADKRLALSEETDLEATTEESIECNTSSDLERNKKVLGNNRKGSSGGSLLLSSPASKASVEAKSAAEAHCASDHQVQLLQKQLEQQEQQALAASAQVHVLRGQLSVEVCARSEAQMRVQRLLQQNTDLLQHISLLVKQIQELELKTGGHLTSMGSQDSLLEITFRARPPSTPSEPLTPSPSTGPSSASLSQQQISDSAWVSCSSSTTGAETSPLNLGGNAVRLECFRFSTRVPEGREQSPGTGEMPSDGPQDDSSPQGEPVLGALELLRFRESGIGSEYESNTDESDDRDSWGHGEGAGLDGTARLFNVLNTESLPDCLGDEMAV